In one Echinicola marina genomic region, the following are encoded:
- a CDS encoding tryptophan 2,3-dioxygenase family protein encodes MSKEQPSQEIIEKIQLLNEKYKASGQDMLSYLEGLLYADYLTYWDYINLDTLLTLQQPKTSFKDERIFIIYHQITELYFNLIIWELEQISEQKVSKAKFIKERLNRVIMYFDQLISSFSVMWKGMEREQFLKFRMSLLPSSGFQSAQYRIIEIMSTEIQYLVNLEDREDYMDINLTSVDSLFDLLYWQFGAKELATGEQTLTLKTFDEKYGKELKELIIKYRKINLWKVYQHCPDIDEELTELMRTYDLKANVFWPLAHYKSAVKYLHKAPADIAATGGTNWQKYLPPRFQKVIFYPELWSEKEKEEWGKGWVMKEVFGEEE; translated from the coding sequence ATGAGCAAGGAGCAGCCATCCCAGGAGATCATTGAAAAAATCCAGTTATTGAATGAAAAGTACAAAGCATCTGGGCAGGATATGCTTTCTTATCTAGAGGGGCTTTTATATGCTGATTATTTGACATACTGGGATTATATCAACTTAGATACCCTGTTGACCCTGCAACAGCCCAAAACCTCCTTCAAGGATGAAAGGATTTTTATCATTTACCACCAGATCACAGAGCTTTATTTCAATTTGATCATATGGGAATTGGAGCAGATTTCTGAACAAAAAGTCAGCAAAGCAAAATTCATAAAGGAGCGACTCAATAGGGTGATCATGTATTTTGACCAGTTGATTTCTTCTTTTTCGGTAATGTGGAAAGGGATGGAAAGGGAGCAATTTTTGAAATTTAGGATGTCGCTTTTGCCTTCCAGTGGATTCCAGAGTGCCCAGTATAGAATCATAGAAATCATGTCCACAGAAATCCAATACTTGGTGAATTTGGAGGATAGGGAAGATTATATGGATATCAATTTGACCAGTGTGGACAGTTTATTTGATTTGCTTTACTGGCAGTTTGGTGCAAAGGAATTGGCAACGGGAGAACAAACATTGACTTTAAAGACCTTTGATGAAAAATATGGAAAAGAATTAAAGGAATTGATTATCAAATACAGAAAGATTAACCTTTGGAAAGTCTATCAGCATTGCCCAGACATAGATGAAGAATTGACCGAATTGATGCGGACTTATGACCTTAAAGCCAATGTGTTTTGGCCATTGGCACATTATAAATCAGCTGTAAAGTACCTTCATAAAGCTCCTGCAGATATTGCTGCAACTGGAGGCACTAACTGGCAAAAGTACCTTCCTCCTAGGTTTCAAAAGGTGATATTTTATCCTGAACTTTGGTCAGAAAAGGAAAAGGAAGAGTGGGGAAAAGGCTGGGTGATGAAGGAAGTGTTTGGAGAAGAAGAGTAG
- a CDS encoding acyl-CoA dehydrogenase family protein, whose amino-acid sequence MSSISPNNPSHRQDPFEGVDFYALDELLSEEHLLIRQSIRDFVKKEISPFIEDWAQNCHFPESIVRKFGAVGAFGPQIPTQYGGGGLDDISYGLIMQEIERGDSGMRSTVSVQGSLVMHPIFAFGSEEQKQKFLPKLASGELLGCFGLTEPDHGSNPAGMKTQFKDMGDHLLLNGAKMWISNSPKADMAIVWAKDESNRIHGLIVERGMEGFSTPETHHKWSLRASCTGELVFDNVKVPKANLLPGKSGLGAPLQCLDAARYGIAWGAIGAAMDCYDAARRYAKERVQFDKPIGSFQLVQKKLAEMLTEITKAQLLAWRLGKLKNEGKATTAQISLAKRNNVAMALDIAREARQIHGGMGITGEYPIMRHMMNLESVITYEGTHDIHLLILGQEITGIQAFK is encoded by the coding sequence ATGTCGTCAATATCCCCTAATAACCCATCTCATAGACAGGATCCTTTCGAAGGCGTGGACTTTTATGCTTTGGATGAATTACTCAGTGAGGAGCACTTGCTCATCCGGCAGTCAATCAGGGACTTTGTCAAAAAAGAAATCTCCCCTTTTATAGAGGATTGGGCACAAAACTGTCATTTTCCAGAAAGCATTGTCAGAAAATTCGGAGCTGTAGGTGCTTTTGGTCCTCAGATACCAACCCAATATGGAGGTGGTGGATTGGATGATATTTCCTATGGACTGATCATGCAAGAAATCGAGCGGGGAGACTCTGGCATGCGGTCGACTGTTTCTGTTCAAGGTTCTTTGGTAATGCATCCCATCTTTGCTTTTGGCTCGGAAGAACAAAAACAAAAGTTTCTTCCCAAACTCGCCAGTGGTGAGCTTTTGGGCTGCTTTGGTCTGACGGAGCCAGATCATGGTTCCAACCCTGCAGGAATGAAAACCCAATTTAAAGACATGGGGGATCACCTTTTATTGAATGGAGCAAAAATGTGGATTTCCAATTCACCAAAGGCCGACATGGCTATTGTTTGGGCAAAGGATGAATCCAACAGGATCCATGGATTAATTGTGGAAAGAGGAATGGAAGGATTTAGCACGCCAGAAACCCATCATAAGTGGTCTTTACGTGCAAGCTGCACAGGGGAATTGGTATTTGACAATGTGAAGGTACCTAAAGCCAACCTACTTCCCGGAAAATCAGGTTTGGGGGCTCCATTACAATGCTTGGATGCCGCCCGTTATGGCATAGCTTGGGGAGCAATCGGTGCAGCCATGGACTGCTATGATGCCGCCAGAAGATATGCAAAGGAAAGGGTCCAGTTTGACAAACCCATTGGCTCTTTTCAGTTGGTACAAAAAAAGCTGGCTGAAATGCTCACTGAAATCACCAAAGCCCAGCTTTTGGCCTGGAGACTAGGCAAACTTAAAAATGAAGGCAAAGCTACTACAGCCCAAATTTCCCTGGCAAAAAGAAACAATGTAGCTATGGCGCTGGATATTGCCCGAGAGGCCAGACAAATACATGGAGGAATGGGAATCACGGGTGAATACCCAATTATGAGACATATGATGAACCTGGAATCCGTAATCACCTATGAGGGGACCCATGATATTCATCTTCTTATCCTTGGGCAGGAAATTACGGGCATTCAGGCATTCAAGTGA
- a CDS encoding DUF1573 domain-containing protein: MRNIELTLITLLFFLCLTFVVNAQGLAPNPLLWERNHAELGAVMEEHGQVNTTFYMVNNGEAPIIIEDVLTDCGCTTVDFIADTLFQDDIGAIKVAYQPTSFGGKFEKKVLVRTNINPSGDTLMIAGNNIPYPANVASYYDYKIGDLGFRFSSINMGNVFTNEPKIKYVDFYNFKDLPITLDQNEMNLPKHIKINMVPAIVPAKSRGLLAIQYDGELKDDLGYFDETVTFNIESNNNEGIDLRLLTTVHEYFAPVLKSEINEVPHLALAEVNIDLGRISSKNVVSKSIKITNTGRQALNIRKVVTNCECMVYDLPTMDLGPGDQTELVFTFDPKGRLGIDHKMITIFSNDPRTPTRTIVIKSRID, translated from the coding sequence ATGAGAAATATTGAATTGACGTTAATTACCTTATTGTTTTTTCTTTGTTTGACTTTTGTTGTTAATGCTCAGGGACTTGCCCCTAATCCTTTGTTATGGGAAAGAAACCATGCTGAATTGGGGGCAGTGATGGAGGAACATGGTCAGGTCAATACTACTTTCTATATGGTCAATAATGGGGAAGCTCCTATTATCATAGAAGATGTATTGACAGATTGTGGATGTACAACGGTTGATTTCATTGCTGATACACTTTTTCAAGATGATATTGGTGCCATAAAAGTGGCCTATCAGCCTACCAGTTTTGGAGGAAAGTTTGAAAAAAAAGTCCTGGTAAGGACCAATATTAACCCCTCAGGAGATACCTTGATGATTGCAGGGAACAACATTCCTTATCCAGCAAATGTGGCTTCCTATTATGATTATAAAATCGGTGATTTGGGTTTTAGGTTTAGCTCTATCAATATGGGGAATGTTTTTACCAATGAACCAAAAATCAAATATGTAGATTTCTATAATTTCAAAGACCTTCCAATTACCCTGGACCAAAATGAAATGAACTTGCCCAAGCATATTAAAATCAATATGGTACCAGCCATAGTGCCAGCAAAATCAAGGGGGCTTTTGGCCATTCAGTATGATGGTGAGCTTAAAGATGACCTGGGATATTTTGATGAAACAGTGACTTTTAATATCGAATCGAATAACAACGAAGGAATAGATTTGAGGTTGTTGACTACCGTGCATGAGTATTTTGCCCCTGTTTTAAAATCAGAGATAAATGAGGTGCCACATTTGGCACTTGCTGAAGTAAATATTGATCTTGGAAGAATATCTAGTAAAAATGTCGTGTCCAAAAGCATTAAAATAACCAACACAGGCAGGCAAGCACTTAATATCAGGAAGGTGGTCACTAACTGTGAATGCATGGTGTATGATTTGCCTACAATGGATTTGGGACCAGGCGATCAAACTGAACTGGTATTCACCTTTGATCCTAAAGGAAGGTTAGGTATCGACCATAAAATGATCACCATTTTCAGTAATGATCCAAGAACCCCAACCAGGACCATCGTAATTAAAAGCCGTATAGACTGA
- the trpS gene encoding tryptophan--tRNA ligase codes for MARVLTGIQSSGRPHLGNILGAIVPAIELTKKEDNESFIFIADFHSLTTIKDGEKRKENVHAVAAAWLAFGLDISKTVFYRQSRIPEITELTWYLSCFTPYPMLANAHSFKDKSDKLSDVNAGLFTYPVLMAADILMFDADIVPVGKDQMQHLEMTRDIAATFNARLEEEILILPEARINEDVMIIPGTDGQKMSKSYNNFIDIFLPPKQLKKNIYSIVTDSTPLEEPKNPDTCNVFKLFSLVANKEQTEDLRQQYLGGNFGYGHAKKALLDLITEKYAKERETFDYYMNNLDELDSKLAEGEAKAKEIAQNTLTKVKKKLGFS; via the coding sequence ATGGCAAGAGTATTAACAGGAATTCAAAGTTCAGGGCGACCACATTTGGGCAATATCCTTGGAGCTATAGTTCCGGCAATAGAACTTACAAAAAAAGAAGATAACGAATCCTTCATTTTTATAGCTGATTTCCATTCCCTAACCACCATTAAGGATGGTGAAAAAAGAAAAGAAAATGTCCATGCAGTCGCAGCTGCTTGGCTGGCCTTTGGACTGGATATAAGCAAGACGGTTTTTTACAGACAATCCCGAATTCCGGAAATAACCGAATTGACCTGGTACCTTAGCTGCTTCACTCCTTACCCTATGCTGGCCAATGCCCACAGTTTCAAGGATAAATCAGACAAACTTTCTGATGTCAATGCTGGTTTGTTTACATACCCTGTTTTGATGGCTGCAGATATTTTGATGTTCGATGCGGACATTGTTCCAGTAGGAAAAGATCAGATGCAACACCTGGAAATGACGCGTGACATTGCCGCTACATTTAATGCACGGCTGGAAGAAGAAATCCTCATTCTACCTGAAGCACGGATCAATGAAGATGTAATGATCATTCCTGGCACTGATGGACAGAAAATGAGCAAATCTTATAATAATTTTATTGATATATTCCTTCCTCCAAAACAATTAAAGAAAAACATTTATAGTATCGTAACGGACAGTACTCCTCTTGAAGAGCCAAAGAACCCGGACACCTGTAATGTATTTAAATTGTTCAGTCTTGTGGCAAACAAGGAACAAACCGAGGATTTAAGACAACAGTATCTTGGTGGAAATTTTGGATATGGACATGCTAAAAAAGCATTACTTGATCTGATCACTGAAAAATATGCAAAGGAAAGAGAAACCTTTGACTATTATATGAACAATCTGGATGAACTGGACAGTAAACTAGCTGAGGGTGAAGCTAAAGCCAAAGAAATAGCTCAAAACACACTCACAAAAGTTAAAAAGAAATTGGGCTTTTCATGA